Proteins from a genomic interval of Lycium ferocissimum isolate CSIRO_LF1 chromosome 2, AGI_CSIRO_Lferr_CH_V1, whole genome shotgun sequence:
- the LOC132047887 gene encoding uncharacterized protein LOC132047887 translates to MAGAGDGLKAAAAEAQYEAAKTSVWWDIENCQVPRGCDPHAIAQNINEALRKMNYNGPVTISAYGDTNGIPSYIQQALNSTGIGLNHVPAGVKDASDKKILVDMLFWAVDNPAPANYLLISGDRDFSNAIHQLRMRRYNILLAQPFQASPALAAAATNVWQWTNLAAGGSPRELAFGTNTLRQESIPIPTPITQPISANTPAYSNANANADANANANANTNTIASGPQKLSNPVAYSNANANTNTNASGPQRLYNPGRNVNTKTKTIYVPKNLNQLNITGMSSMPARIEETSSSHCSQKPVVAPKQFAPHHFFAKSDSSVNLSSKFIENKDAQRTQSQPPLVPDNFVKLDSRQNSLQPALPQPEGSADFSTPFVRHPNAGMGRGDLCGSMNKSDICPDFSLLPSSSGVSKSVCGNSDLGLQLPEHIQVLIRVILLALNTLKLEKLVPTKENISKCIRFGNPKYCHIDVTVALKTALEQQMILKLGQVDFELYVGRTERIWKCENPLGGNPNQYRDATWNAIEKYLCSAAGRSALAASECRYEAALILRNACLKDLTLGEVFQILNMIISLKRWIKTSSPSDWQPITITLPETNNDKETRTGT, encoded by the exons ATGGCCGGTGCCGGAGACGGATTGAAAGCAGCGGCGGCGGAAGCGCAGTACGAGGCGGCAAAAACATCGGTATGGTGGGATATAGAGAATTGTCAGGTGCCAAGGGGATGTGACCCTCACGCTATCGCTCAGAATATAAATGAGGCATTGAGGAAGATGAACTATAATGGACCTGTCACTATTTCTGCATATGGAGATACTAATGGCATTCCCTCGTACATTCAACAAGCTCTTAATAGTACTGGAATCGGTCTCAATCACGTACCGGCCG GGGTTAAAGATGCTAGTGATAAGAAAATATTAGTGGATATGCTATTTTGGGCTGTAGACAATCCTGCACCGGCAAATTATTTGCTCATTTCAGGAGACAGGGATTTCTCAAATGCTATTCATCAGTTACGCATGAGGAGATATAATATTCTTCTAGCACAACCTTTTCAAGCTTCTCCTGCTCTTGCTGCTGCTGCCACGAATGTGTGGCAATGGACAAACCTTGCTGCTGGAGGATCTCCACGAGAACTTGCTTTTGGTACTAACACATTACGCCAAGAATCAATACCAATACCGACTCCAATTACTCAACCTATATCCGCAAACACACCTGCTTATTCCAATGCAAATGCAAATGCGGATGCAAATGCCAATGCCAATGCCAATACCAATACTATTGCTTCCGGGCCCCAAAAGTTATCTAATCCTGTTGCTTATTCCAATGCAAATGCCAATACCAATACTAATGCTTCCGGCCCCCAAAGGTTATATAATCCTGGACGCAATGTTAATACTAAAACTAAAACTATTTACGTACCTAAGAACTTGAATCAACTGAATATCACTGGCATGTCAAGTATGCCAGCTAGAATTGAAGAAACTAGTAGCAGCCATTGCTCACAAAAACCAGTTGTCGCACCAAAGCAGTTTGCACCACATCATTTTTTTGCGAAGTCTGATAGTTCAGTGAACCTTAGCAGTAAATTCATAGAAAATAAGGATGCTCAGCGTACTCAATCTCAACCTCCTCTTGTTCCAGATAACTTTGTGAAATTAGATTCTCGCCAGAACAGTTTGCAGCCTGCACTTCCACAACCTGAAGGTTCTGCTGATTTTTCTACACCATTTGTACGCCATCCTAATGCTGGCATGG GTAGGGGTGATTTATGTGGTTCTATGAACAAGAGTGATATATGTCCTGACTTTTCCTTACTTCCATCCTCGTCCGGGGTTTCTAAATCTGTGTGTGGTAATTCAGATTTGGGTCTCCAGCTGCCTGAACACATTCAAGTTCTTATAAGGGTCATCTTGCTTGCATTGAATACTTTGAAGCTTGAGAAGCTTGTGCCTACCAAAGAAAACATTAGTAAATGTATACGTTTTGGTAACCCTAAATATTGTCATATTGATGTTACAGTAGCCTTAAAAACTGCTCTCGAGCAACAGATGATATTAAAGTTAGGACAAGTTGATTTTGAGCTATATGTTGGTAGGACGGAGAGGATTTGGAAATGTGAGAATCCCCTTGGTGGCAATCCTAACCAGTATCGAGATGCAACTTGGAATGCAATTGAGAAATATCTTTGTTCAGCTGCTGGACGTTCAGCACTAGCAGCATCTGAATGCAG GTATGAAGCCGCTTTGATTCTTAGAAATGCATGTCTTAAAGACCTTACATTGGGTGAAGTATTTCAAATCCTGAATATGATTATCAGTCTGAAGCGTTGGATTAAAACTTCTTCACCCTCTGATTGGCAACCAATTACCATCACTCTTCCAGAAACTAATAATGATAAGGAAACCAGAACAGGTACCTAG
- the LOC132048354 gene encoding uncharacterized protein LOC132048354, giving the protein MEWNQQPYGDEVPPTHNMGHPPGYDPNRIPSSIFSSKPNNGMEWSTASNESLFSIHMGNNSFSRDQFNMMYRSGELIKPEEWSNSPYNAPEVKSNEKKNLPPNLPPNLPPVVEVATDKEVKSETTLETPRMQEKIVESPKIVLAENHDHEHNIKEKKTSSVDEKKTSNVDEVQYSAPSTPNKSDGKVVSPTHEAFHATSPRLSNESGNSSSSFAFPVLLNDAGKTGSLKAPSAKMERPQPQPEMQPQSPQKSQPQSPVQSQPHSKPESKQPESQPKLAATTWFSCFSCWPRCC; this is encoded by the exons ATGGAATGGAACCAACAACCCTATGGCGATGAAGTCCCTCCAACGCATAACATGGGTCATCCTCCGGGTTATGATCCAAACCGTATTCCATCGTCTATATTTTCAAGCAAGCCTAATAATGGTATGGAATGGAGTACTGCTTCAAATGAGTCATTGTTTAGTATTCATATGGGAAACAACAGCTTCTCTAGAGATCAGTTCAACATGATGTACAGATCTGGAGAACTTATAAAGCCAGAAGAATGGAGTAATTCTCCATATAATGCACCTGAAGTTAAATCCAATGAAAAGAAAAACCTCCCTCCCAACCTTCCTCCGAACCTTCCCCCTGTTGTCGAAGTGGCAACAGATAAAGAGGTAAAGAGTGAAACTACACTGGAGACTCCACGTATGCAAGAAAAGATTGTTGAATCCCCCAAAATAGTCCTAGCAGAAAATCATGATCATGAACATAACATCAAAGAGAAGAAGACATCTAGTGTCGATGAGAAGAAGACATCTAATGTAGATGAAGTTCAATATTCCGCACCGTCAACGCCCAACAAGTCAGATGGTAAAGTTGTTTCCCCGACTCATGAGGCATTTCATGCTACCTCGCCCCGCCTTTCCAATGAGAGTGGAAACAGCAGCAGTTCCTTTGCTTTTCCGGT ACTGCTTAACGATGCTGGGAAAACTGGCTCACTCAAAGCTCCCTCTGCGAAAATGGAGAGACCTCAACCTCAACCAGAAATGCAGCCACAATCACCTCAAAAGTCACAGCCACAATCACCGGTACAATCACAGCCACACTCGAAGCCAGAGTCAAAACAACCAGAGTCACAGCCTAAACTGGCAGCGACCActtggttttcttgtttttcttgctgGCCTCGATGTTGTTAA
- the LOC132048355 gene encoding uncharacterized protein LOC132048355 — MEGIKETVVPKSPVNESLEEIVVPNAPINEAAEKIVVEAEPKTPPLNRPTIVLPNSPIRSGNTPDRLKVPKPFKYPERYTSPTDQMMSPVSKRLLIGRSRKASTLLPPSKNRPLHQHMVQGLKLQEPGLCQSLNC, encoded by the exons ATGGAGGGAATTAAGGAAACAGTTGTCCCAAAATCTCCTGTTAATGAATCCCTAGAGGAAATAGTTGTACCAAATGCTCCTATTAATGAAGCTGCTGAAAAGATTGTTGTTGAAGCAGAACCAAAAACACCACCGCTAAATAGACCAACGATTGTTCTTCCGAATTCTCCAATCAGAAGTGGGAATACACCTGATCGCCTTAAGGTCCCCAAGCCATTCAAATACCCTGAAAG GTACACAAGTCCAACAGATCAAATGATGTCCCCTGTTTCGAAGAGGCTTCTAATTGGTAGAAGTAGAAAGGCCAGCACACTGTTGCCACCCTCCAAAAATCGACCTCTTCATCAGCATATG GTTCAAGGTTTAAAACTTCAGGAGCCTGGTCTTTGTCAAAGTTTGAATTGCTGA
- the LOC132047016 gene encoding serine carboxypeptidase-like 25 translates to MARGKLASLLFLVAITYVSAANLDKHKEEEEADRIISLPGQPKVSFQQYSGYVTVNQIAGRALFYWLTEAVDEPLSKPLVVWLNGGPGCSSVAYGASEEIGPFRINKTSSGLYLNKFSWNKMANLLFVETPAGVGFSYSNRSSDLLDTGDYRTAKDSLQFLIHWMDRFPRYRHREIYITGESYAGHYVPQLAREIVHYNANSKNPINLKGFMVGNAVTDNYYDNLGTVTYWWSHAMISDKTYKQLVNTCDFRRHKESNECESLYYYAMDQEFGNIDQYNIYAPPCNNSDGSTSTRQTMNLPHRPYKMFKQLSGYDPCTEKYAEIYYNRPDVQKAMHANTTGIPYKWTACSETLNRNWNDTDDSILPIYRELIAAGLRIWVFSGDVDSVVPVTATRNSLAQLKLSTTIPWYPWYVKKQVGGWTEVYKGLTFATVRGAGHEVPLFKPRAAYQLFSSFLRGQPLPKS, encoded by the exons ATGGCCAGAGGAAAATTAGCTTCGCTTTTGTTTTTGGTTGCAATAACATATGTGAGTGCTGCAAATTTAGACAAgcataaggaagaagaagaagctgaTAGAATAATATCTCTGCCAGGACAACCCAAGGTGTCGTTTCAACAGTACTCAGGGTATGTCACTGTCAATCAAATTGCTGGTAGAGCTCTCTTTTACTGGCTTACTGAAGCTGTTGATGAACCTCTTTCTAAGCCTTTGGTTGTTTGGCTTAATGGAG GTCCAGGATGCTCTTCAGTGGCCTATGGCGCGTCGGAAGAAATAGGGCCATTCAGGATAAACAAGACATCTTCAGGGCTGTACCTGAACAAGTTCTCATGGAACAAAATGGCCAATTTACTATTCGTGGAAACTCCAGCAGGAGTTGGTTTTTCCTACAGCAATAGGTCCTCTGATCTCCTTGACACCGGGGATTATCGCACTG ctaaggACTCACTACAATTCCTTATCCACTGGATGGATCGCTTCCCACGCTACAGACATCGTGAAATTTACATCACGGGAGAGAGTTATGCTGGCCATTACGTTCCTCAGCTAGCCAGAGAAATTGTCCATTACAATGCCAATTCTAAGAACCCAATAAACCTCAAAGGATTCATG GTGGGAAATGCAGTGACAGATAACTACTATGACAACCTAGGAACAGTGACGTATTGGTGGAGCCATGCTATGATCTCTGATAAGACATACAAGCAATTAGTGAACACTTGTGATTTCAGGCGCCATAAAGAATCAAACGAGTGCGAATCATTGTACTATTACGCAATGGATCAAGAATTTGGGAACATCGACCAGTACAACATTTATGCTCCTCCTTGTAACAATTCTGATGGTAGCACCTCAACTAGGCAGACCATGAACTTACCGCATCGACCCTACAAG ATGTTCAAGCAGCTATCAGGATATGATCCTTGCACGGAGAAGTATGCAGAAATTTACTATAATAGGCCTGATGTGCAGAAGGCTATGCACGCGAACACAACAGGAATTCCTTATAAATGGACAGCCTGCAG TGAGACTCTGAATCGAAACTGGAACGATACAGACGACTCGATTCTTCCAATCTACCGGGAATTAATTGCTGCTGGTTTAAGAATTTGGGTTTTCAG TGGTGATGTAGACTCAGTGGTACCTGTCACAGCGACAAGGAATTCACTAGCACAGCTCAAGTTATCCACCACAATTCCATGGTACCCTTGGTATGTCAAGAAACAG GTGGGAGGCTGGACGGAGGTATACAAAGGGCTAACATTTGCAACAGTGAGAGGGGCAGGTCATGAAGTGCCATTATTCAAGCCAAGGGCAGCTTATCAACTATTTAGCTCATTTTTAAGAGGACAGCCACTTCCCAAGTCATGA